The Musa acuminata AAA Group cultivar baxijiao chromosome BXJ2-2, Cavendish_Baxijiao_AAA, whole genome shotgun sequence genome has a segment encoding these proteins:
- the LOC135604804 gene encoding flavone O-methyltransferase 1-like: MQATNDVGQPTPDKDDEEVFFRALQFSCSAVFPMVLKVAIDLELLEIIVTAGPEKVMSPEEIAARLPTHNPQAPIWVDRILRLLSTNSIVGCTVESGADGRPSRKYAMTPISKFFTKNHDRSVVKMFLLHHDKVFMDLWHHVKDSVLDGKEPVMAAYGMSSFEYQGTDPRFNKVFNEAMQSHSTIMISRLLRTYGGFDDVEVLVDVGGGVGTTLGMITAKHPRIKGINFDLSHVISEAQPLPGVQHVSGDMFEAVPGGDAIFLKLILHDWSDENCVKLLKNCWKALPEKGKVIVVECVLPAVPKPTPREQGIFQLDLCMATYNIGGKERTEVEFQGLARDGGFTGFKALHLFADTWVMEFTK, encoded by the exons ATGCAGGCAACCAACGACGTGGGGCAGCCGACACCCGACAAAGATGATGAGGAGGTCTTCTTTCGGGCTCTGCAGTTCTCATGCAGCGCCGTCTTCCCCATGGTCCTCAAGGTGGCCATCGATCTCGAGCTCCTCGAGATCATCGTCACGGCTGGCCCGGAAAAGGTAATGAGCCCAGAGGAGATTGCCGCTCGGCTGCCCACCCACAACCCGCAGGCACCCATCTGGGTCGATCGGATTCTCCGCTTGCTCTCCACCAACAGCATCGTCGGCTGCACCGTCGAGTCCGGCGCCGACGGCCGCCCCTCGCGGAAGTACGCCATGACACCCATCTCCAAGTTTTTCACCAAGAATCACGATCGTTCTGTTGTGAAAATGTTTTTGCTACATCATGACAAAGTCTTCATGGATCTATG GCACCACGTGAAGGATTCAGTGTTGGACGGCAAAGAACCAGTGATGGCCGCCTATGGGATGTCGTCCTTCGAGTACCAAGGCACCGATCCACGCTTCAACAAGGTGTTCAACGAGGCCATGCAAAGCCACTCCACCATCATGATCAGCCGACTGCTCCGCACTTACGGCGGCTTCGACGACGTGGAAGTGCTGGTCGACGTCGGCGGCGGCGTCGGCACCACCCTCGGCATGATCACTGCCAAGCACCCCCGCATCAAGGGCATCAACTTCGACCTCTCGCATGTCATCTCCGAAGCACAACCCCTGCCAG GTGTGCAGCACGTTAGCGGAGACATGTTCGAAGCTGTTCCCGGCGGAGATGCCATTTTTCTCAAG TTGATTCTTCATGACTGGAGCGATGAGAATTGTGTAAAGTTATTGAAGAACTGTTGGAAAGCTCTGCCGGAGAAAGGGAAGGTGATTGTGGTGGAATGTGTTCTTCCAGCCGTTCCAAAGCCGACTCCGAGAGAGCAAGGCATCTTCCAGTTAGATCTGTGCATGGCGACCTACAACATCGGAGGAAAAGAGAGAACGGAGGTGGAGTTCCAAGGGTTGGCAAGGGACGGTGGGTTTACCGGATTCAAAGCTCTTCATTTGTTTGCAGATACGTGGGTCATGGAATTCACCAAGTAG
- the LOC103973874 gene encoding caffeic acid 3-O-methyltransferase-like, whose protein sequence is MQANKYVPQLTPKEEQEEEDAAYVRALQLTAGTVLAMVLKVALELDLFEVIVTAGPGNAMSPEEIAAQLPTQKPQAPIWVDRILRLLAANSIVGCTVESGFDGRLSRKYSMAPISKFFTKSHDSSFASVVLLGTDKVYMDVW, encoded by the coding sequence ATGCAGGCAAACAAGTACGTGCCGCAGCTGACACCCAAGGAAGAGCAAGAGGAGGAGGATGCGGCTTACGTACGCGCTCTGCAACTCACAGCTGGCACCGTCTTGGCCATGGTCCTCAAGGTGGCCCTCGAGCTCGACCTCTTTGAGGTCATCGTCACGGCTGGCCCGGGAAACGCAATGAGCCCCGAGGAGATTGCCGCCCAGCTTCCGACCCAGAAGCCGCAGGCACCCATCTGGGTGGATCGCATTCTCCGCTTGCTCGCCGCCAACAGCATCGTCGGCTGCACCGTGGAGTCCGGCTTCGATGGCCGCCTCTCGCGGAAGTACAGCATGGCACCCATCTCCAAGTTTTTCACCAAGAGTCACGATTCTTCGTTTGCTAGCGTGGTTTTGCTAGGTACCGACAAAGTCTACATGGATGTATGGTAa